From the genome of Thermococcus celericrescens:
CGAGGTTTACGCCGCCTTTGAAGACGCCGCCCAGAACGGCATGGACGTCCTCAAGGGCCTCATCAGCGACGAGTGGACTGAGGCCCTGGAGCCGATAATCGAGGCCTACGTCGAGATTCCAACCGTTACGATCGACGCCGAGTTCGAGATAACGGTCCCGAAGCCCGACGGCATCGAGATAATCAGGGAAGCCCTCATAAGGGCCCGCGACAGGGCCAACGAGGAGAAGGAGATAGACGTCAAGTTCTCATACCAGGGAGCGCCGAGGTACAGGATAGACATAACTGCCCCGGACTACTACAAGGCGGAGGAGGTCCTTGAGAACATAGCCGAGGAGATACTCCGCGTCATAAAGGAAGCGGGCGGCGAAGCGACGCTCATCAGGAAGGAGAAGCGCATTAAGAAGGTCAAGAAGAGGGGTTCATGATGCACTTCCGGATCAGGAAGTGCCCCGGCTGCGGGCGCTACACGCTGAAGGAGATATGTCCCGTCTGCGGTGAGAAGACTAAGGTGGCACATCCACCGCGCTTTTCACCAGAGGACCCCTACGGCGAGTACAGGAGAAGGCTGAAGCGCGAGCAGCTGGGCATAGCAGGGAGGGATTGATATGAAAGAGTCAGTTATCCATGTCTATGAGAGGCCCGAACTCAGAGACCCGGTCTTTATCGAGGGTCTTCCAGGGATAGGCCTGGTTGGAAAGCTCGCCGCGGAGCACCTCATCCAGGAGCTCAACGCGGTCAAGTTCGCAGACCTCTACTCACCGCACTTCATGCACCAGGTTCTCATAAAGAAGAACTCCGTCGTCGAGCTGATGAAGAACGAGTTCTACTACTGGAAGAACCCCGACGAGAACGGCAGGGACATCATAATCATCACCGGCGACCAGCAGGTTCCGCCCACCGACAGCCCCGGCCACTTCGAGGTCGTCGGAAAGATGCTGGACTTCGTCAACGAATTTGGCGTTCGCGAGATAATCACGATGGGCGGCTACCAGGTGCCCGAGCTCCAGGGGGAGCCGAGGGTTCTCGCTGCCGTGACCCACGAGGAGCTGGTTGAGTACTACCAGAGAAAGCTTGAGGGATGCAGCGTTGACGTCATCTGGCGAGAGGACGAAGGGGGAGCGATAGTCGGTGCCGCTGGCCTTCTGCTCGGCATGGGCAAGCTCCGCTCGATGTACGGGGTAAGCCTTCTCGGCGAGAGCCTTGGCTACATCGTCGATGCAAAGGCGGCAAAGTCCGTCCTTTTAGCGGTGACCAAAATCCTTGGTCTTGAGCTCGACATGACCGCCCTCGAAGAGCGCGCCAAGGAGACGGAGGAAATACTCAGGAAGGTTCAGGAGATGCAGAGGGCCATGCTGGAGCAGCAGATGCCTCCCGCCCCGGAGGAGGAAGACAGGGGCTACCTCTGAGCCCATCCCATTTCTTTTCTGTAACGAGGCCGCACAATCACTGTTCTCAACCTTTGGTTGGTAATACGCGGTTTAAAAAACGCTTTTATTTCGTGTTACTCTTTATTCAATCGATAGCACAACAAAACCACCGGAGGTGTTTAGGTTGCATATCCCGGATGGACTGTTGAGTACACCCATTATAGTCATAACCTACGCAATAACGATAGCTGGAATAGCCTACGCGGCCAAAAAGCTCAGGAACTTCCCGGAGGAGAAGATACCTCTCCTAGGCCTCTTCGCGGCCGGAATCTTCGCGGCGCAGATGGTCAACTTCCCGATAATAGGGGGCGTCAGCGGACACCTGCTAGGAGCAACGCTGGTTGCGATAATGCTCGGACCCTACGCGGCGGTAATAGTCATGACCGCGGTTCTGCTCATACAGACGCTCCTCTTCGGGGACGGAGGAATAACGGCAATCGGCGCAAACATCCTCAACATGGGACTGATAGGGGCCATCGTAGGCTACGGCATTTATACCAAGCTCAAGGGCATCAACGAAACCTTTGCAATGGGCTTTGCCGCATGGCTCTCCGTTGTCTTAGGAGCAACCCTCGCGGCGGTTGAGATAGGCCTGAGCCACAGCCTTCCGTTCTTCAAAGTCCTTACCCTGATGGCCGGCTACCACTCGATAATCGGAATCGGTGAAGCGGTACTCACCGTCCTGATAGTCTACGCCGTAAGGGCAAAGCTTCCATCAATTGAGGGGGTGCCTGCATGAGGACGATTTTTAAGGGTCTGATAATTATAGCCGTCGTGATGGCGATAGTGCTGCCCCTCGCATCGAGCAACCCGGACGGGCTGGAGGCCACTATGGAAAAGGTCGGCCTTGAGGAGAACCCGGTTTACCACGCTCCCCTCGATTACGGCGAAACCTGGGGCCAGAGCGTGGTCATGGGGCTGCTCGGAATCATCCTAACCTTCGGGGTTGGCTACGGTTTAGCAAAACTCGCCAAGGGTGCCTGAGGTGTACCTGCCCGTCATTTTCCTTTATGCAATCGGAGTCGTGACGAGAAAGAGCCTAACGGAGTTGGCCTATTTTGGACTCCTTTTCCTGGTGGTCACCCTCATCATGAGGCCAAAGAGGAGCGTTTTCAAAAAGCTCGGCTTTCTCCTCGGCTTTGAGGGACTTCTGTTCATCATGGCGCTCTTTAACCCGGGAGGGCCGCTCCTGGAGACACCCCTTGGCCCGATAACCCACGAGGGAATATACTCATTCTTCATGCTCCTCGGAAAGGCGTTCCTCTCCGCGGGAACGGCCCTCGTTGTGACTAACTCCGTTGGTTTTTCAAGAATTCTTGCTGAGATGGAAGCGCTGAGGTTCCCCCGGATACTCACCCTGACGCTGGCATTCACCTACCGCTACATTGACCTCTTCACGGACGATGCAACGAGGATGAAGCGCGCCCTGGACTCAAGGGCGTTTGGTGTGGGGAAGGGGGAGTACTACAGAAAGCTCGGCTCCCTCATCGGTGAGGTGTTCGTCCGGGCATACCTCAGAAACGGGAGGATATACAGAGCCATGCTTGCGAGGGGCTTTGGGGAGTTTCCCAGCTTGGAAGAGCCGAGACCCAATGCGAAGACCACAATGCTAGCCCTGCTCGCTCTGGGGGGACTGCTGGTATGATAGAGCTGAAGGATCTTCACTTCTCCTATTCCGGCAGGGAAGTGCTCAGGGGGATAACCCTCACGATTGAGAGGGGAGAACTGTTTGGCTTCCTCGGGCCAAACGGAGCAGGAAAGAGCACCCTCATGCTGCACCTCAACGGCATACTCAAGCCGAAGAAGGGCAAGGTCACTGTGGACGGCCTTGACCCGGCAAAAAAACCGAAGGAAGTACGGAGAAAGGTCGGGATAGTCTTTCAAGACCCCAACGACCAGCTCTTCTCGCCGACCGTGTTCGAGGACGTTGCCTTCGGCCCTTACAATTTAGGCCTGAGGGGAGAGGAGCTGAGGGAACGCGTTCTGTGGGCGCTTGAGAAGGTCGGAATGCTCGAATACGCAGAGAGGGAAACCCGGGAGCTAAGCTTCGGCGAGAAGAAGAGAATAGCGATAGCTACGGTTCTTGCCATGGAGCCAGAGGTGATAGCCTTCGATGAGCCCTTCGCCAACCTCGACTTTAAAGGCAAAAAGATTATGAGGAGACTGATAACGGAGCTGAGGGCGGAGGGGAAGACAATAATACTGGCCTCCCACGAGGCGGATTACCTGGCCCTGTGCGACAGGATAGCCCTGATGGATGGGGGAAGAATAGTTACCGTCGGAACGCCCGAGGAGATACTCGGAAACCCTGAGCTTCTGAGGGAGCACAACCTAGATGTCCCACCCCTGGCCGAGCTCTTCCTGAGCCTGGGCCTGCCGGTTCCAAGGAGCGCGGAAGAGGGAAGAAAACTGCTGGAAGAGTGG
Proteins encoded in this window:
- a CDS encoding translation initiation factor IF-2 subunit alpha, with translation MPRKAKEYPEEGEFVVATVKSIHPYGAFLKLDEYPGKEGFMHISEVASTWVKNIRDHVKEGQKIVAKVIRVDPSKGHIDLSLKRVNQQQRKAKLQEYKRAQKAENLLKMAAEKIGKDFETAWKEVWVPLEEEYGEVYAAFEDAAQNGMDVLKGLISDEWTEALEPIIEAYVEIPTVTIDAEFEITVPKPDGIEIIREALIRARDRANEEKEIDVKFSYQGAPRYRIDITAPDYYKAEEVLENIAEEILRVIKEAGGEATLIRKEKRIKKVKKRGS
- a CDS encoding RNA-protein complex protein Nop10 produces the protein MHFRIRKCPGCGRYTLKEICPVCGEKTKVAHPPRFSPEDPYGEYRRRLKREQLGIAGRD
- a CDS encoding proteasome assembly chaperone family protein, with protein sequence MKESVIHVYERPELRDPVFIEGLPGIGLVGKLAAEHLIQELNAVKFADLYSPHFMHQVLIKKNSVVELMKNEFYYWKNPDENGRDIIIITGDQQVPPTDSPGHFEVVGKMLDFVNEFGVREIITMGGYQVPELQGEPRVLAAVTHEELVEYYQRKLEGCSVDVIWREDEGGAIVGAAGLLLGMGKLRSMYGVSLLGESLGYIVDAKAAKSVLLAVTKILGLELDMTALEERAKETEEILRKVQEMQRAMLEQQMPPAPEEEDRGYL
- a CDS encoding energy-coupling factor ABC transporter permease; this translates as MHIPDGLLSTPIIVITYAITIAGIAYAAKKLRNFPEEKIPLLGLFAAGIFAAQMVNFPIIGGVSGHLLGATLVAIMLGPYAAVIVMTAVLLIQTLLFGDGGITAIGANILNMGLIGAIVGYGIYTKLKGINETFAMGFAAWLSVVLGATLAAVEIGLSHSLPFFKVLTLMAGYHSIIGIGEAVLTVLIVYAVRAKLPSIEGVPA
- a CDS encoding PDGLE domain-containing protein produces the protein MRTIFKGLIIIAVVMAIVLPLASSNPDGLEATMEKVGLEENPVYHAPLDYGETWGQSVVMGLLGIILTFGVGYGLAKLAKGA
- a CDS encoding energy-coupling factor transporter transmembrane component T family protein is translated as MYLPVIFLYAIGVVTRKSLTELAYFGLLFLVVTLIMRPKRSVFKKLGFLLGFEGLLFIMALFNPGGPLLETPLGPITHEGIYSFFMLLGKAFLSAGTALVVTNSVGFSRILAEMEALRFPRILTLTLAFTYRYIDLFTDDATRMKRALDSRAFGVGKGEYYRKLGSLIGEVFVRAYLRNGRIYRAMLARGFGEFPSLEEPRPNAKTTMLALLALGGLLV
- a CDS encoding energy-coupling factor ABC transporter ATP-binding protein, whose amino-acid sequence is MIELKDLHFSYSGREVLRGITLTIERGELFGFLGPNGAGKSTLMLHLNGILKPKKGKVTVDGLDPAKKPKEVRRKVGIVFQDPNDQLFSPTVFEDVAFGPYNLGLRGEELRERVLWALEKVGMLEYAERETRELSFGEKKRIAIATVLAMEPEVIAFDEPFANLDFKGKKIMRRLITELRAEGKTIILASHEADYLALCDRIALMDGGRIVTVGTPEEILGNPELLREHNLDVPPLAELFLSLGLPVPRSAEEGRKLLEEWKMSGFNQSY